A DNA window from Sphingomonas profundi contains the following coding sequences:
- a CDS encoding MarR family winged helix-turn-helix transcriptional regulator, translating into MSEPALRSSTATRVKPFRLGFLVHDVSRLRRRVVDKALKPLGVTRSQWWVLANLSRHEGGSMMQSELANVLDMSKVALGDLLDRLGENGFVVREADPYDKRVRRVRLSRAGEALLSTIQERAEALNRQMLQDYGEDEIRMVEDVLHGLKQRLLQMSEEQRAEPPFQVIG; encoded by the coding sequence ATGTCCGAACCGGCGCTGCGTTCCTCCACGGCCACCCGCGTCAAGCCGTTCCGCCTGGGCTTCCTCGTTCACGACGTGTCGCGCCTGCGCCGCCGCGTGGTCGACAAGGCGCTCAAGCCGCTCGGCGTCACGCGGTCGCAATGGTGGGTGCTCGCCAACCTGTCCCGACACGAAGGGGGCAGCATGATGCAGTCGGAGCTCGCCAACGTGCTCGACATGAGCAAAGTCGCGCTGGGCGATCTGCTCGATCGGCTCGGCGAGAACGGGTTCGTCGTCCGTGAGGCGGACCCGTACGACAAGCGCGTGCGCCGCGTTCGGCTGAGCCGCGCGGGCGAGGCGCTGCTCTCGACTATCCAGGAGCGGGCGGAGGCGCTGAACCGGCAGATGCTGCAGGACTATGGCGAGGACGAGATCCGCATGGTCGAGGATGTGCTGCACGGCCTCAAGCAGCGCCTGCTGCAGATGAGCGAGGAACAGCGTGCCGAGCCGCCGTTCCAGGTGATCGGATGA
- a CDS encoding PQQ-dependent dehydrogenase, methanol/ethanol family encodes MVEARLETDAPDPDQWMTTGRTYDEQRFSPLATIDATNVGRLGLVASTDVPTQMGQEATPLVVDGVIYVATDWSIVKAIDATTGRELWSYDPGVRTSMVNACCGPVNRGVAAWRGRIYVGALDGRLIALDARTGALRWQVRTTDASRPYTITGAPRIIRGKVIIGNGGADLGVRGYVSAYDAETGALAWRFYTVPGDPARRDGAASDDALAAHARNTWFGDRYWRLGGGGTVWDAMAYDPKLDLLYIGTGNGGPYNQAIRSAGRGDNLFLSSIVALRPETGEYVWHYQTTPGDSWDFTATQHIVLADLAIGGRVRQVLMQAPKNGFFYVLDRKTGELLSAKPFVPMTWATGVDLKTGRPVEVPGARYWATGKPFLTAPSGLGAHNWQPMSFSPKTGLVYIPVQQLPVTYVDAKQQAIGPQKLNLGADYALVTPPAGLEPKGWLAAWDPIAGKERWRVPHPVPVNGGVLSTAGGLVFQGDAQGQFAAYAAASGKRLWSFDAQTGIVAAPISYAIGGVQYVAVMAGWGGSLAMVGGARAGAIGPNRLLIFRLGGAAKLPPAPAVSLPPLDPPAATQPGAQVASGEHDYFAYCSRCHGVNAISGGVVPDLRHSGLLGNDGWYEVLLKGALTENGMASFAPVLSRDRVTAIRAYVIAQAQLAKRDETAPVKPRPASTGVGL; translated from the coding sequence GTGGTCGAGGCGCGGCTGGAAACCGACGCGCCCGATCCCGATCAGTGGATGACCACGGGCCGCACCTATGACGAGCAGCGCTTCAGCCCGCTGGCGACGATCGATGCGACGAACGTCGGCAGGCTGGGGCTCGTGGCGAGCACCGACGTCCCGACCCAGATGGGGCAGGAAGCGACGCCGCTCGTGGTGGACGGCGTGATCTACGTCGCCACCGACTGGAGCATCGTGAAGGCGATCGACGCGACCACCGGGCGCGAGCTGTGGAGCTACGATCCCGGCGTCAGGACATCGATGGTCAATGCATGTTGCGGTCCGGTCAACCGGGGCGTGGCGGCGTGGCGCGGCCGGATCTATGTCGGCGCGCTCGACGGCCGGCTGATCGCGCTCGACGCGAGGACGGGCGCGTTGCGGTGGCAGGTCAGGACCACCGACGCGAGCCGGCCGTACACCATCACCGGTGCGCCGCGCATCATCCGCGGCAAGGTCATCATCGGCAATGGCGGGGCCGATCTGGGCGTCCGCGGCTACGTCTCCGCCTATGATGCGGAAACGGGCGCGCTCGCCTGGCGCTTCTACACGGTGCCCGGCGATCCCGCCCGGCGCGACGGCGCCGCGTCGGACGACGCGCTCGCCGCGCATGCGCGCAACACGTGGTTCGGGGATCGCTACTGGCGGCTCGGCGGCGGCGGCACCGTGTGGGATGCGATGGCCTACGATCCGAAGCTGGATCTGCTCTACATCGGCACGGGCAACGGCGGCCCGTACAACCAGGCGATCCGCAGCGCCGGGCGCGGCGACAACCTGTTCCTGTCCTCGATCGTGGCGCTCAGGCCAGAGACGGGAGAATATGTCTGGCACTATCAGACGACGCCGGGCGACAGCTGGGATTTCACGGCGACGCAGCACATCGTGCTGGCCGACCTCGCGATCGGCGGACGGGTGCGGCAGGTGCTGATGCAGGCGCCGAAGAACGGCTTCTTCTACGTGCTCGACCGGAAGACCGGCGAACTGCTCTCGGCCAAGCCGTTCGTGCCGATGACCTGGGCGACGGGCGTCGACCTGAAGACCGGCCGGCCGGTCGAAGTGCCGGGCGCGCGCTACTGGGCGACGGGCAAGCCGTTCCTTACGGCACCGAGCGGTCTGGGCGCGCACAATTGGCAGCCTATGTCGTTCAGCCCGAAGACGGGGCTGGTCTACATCCCCGTCCAGCAGCTGCCCGTCACCTATGTCGATGCCAAGCAGCAGGCGATCGGCCCGCAGAAGCTCAATCTCGGCGCGGACTACGCGCTGGTCACGCCGCCGGCCGGGCTTGAGCCCAAGGGTTGGCTCGCCGCCTGGGATCCGATCGCCGGCAAGGAGCGGTGGCGCGTGCCGCATCCCGTTCCGGTGAATGGCGGGGTTCTTTCCACGGCCGGCGGCCTGGTGTTCCAGGGCGACGCGCAGGGGCAGTTCGCGGCCTATGCCGCGGCCAGCGGCAAGCGGCTATGGTCGTTCGACGCGCAGACCGGCATCGTCGCCGCGCCGATCAGCTATGCGATCGGCGGCGTGCAGTATGTCGCGGTCATGGCGGGATGGGGCGGCAGCCTGGCCATGGTCGGCGGTGCGCGGGCGGGTGCGATCGGCCCGAACCGCCTGCTGATCTTCAGGCTGGGCGGGGCGGCCAAGCTGCCGCCGGCGCCCGCAGTCTCGCTCCCGCCGCTCGATCCGCCGGCGGCGACGCAGCCCGGCGCGCAGGTCGCTTCGGGCGAGCATGACTATTTCGCCTATTGCAGCCGCTGCCACGGCGTGAATGCGATCAGCGGCGGGGTGGTGCCCGACCTGCGCCACAGTGGTCTGCTGGGCAATGACGGCTGGTACGAGGTGCTGCTGAAGGGCGCCCTGACCGAGAACGGCATGGCGAGCTTCGCGCCGGTGCTGAGCCGCGATCGCGTGACCGCGATCCGCGCCTATGTGATCGCGCAGGCCCAGCTGGCGAAGCGCGACGAGACCGCGCCGGTCAAGCCGCGCCCGGCCTCTACCGGGGTGGGCCTGTGA
- a CDS encoding GntR family transcriptional regulator: protein MTAPARTLRNRQQTVVERLREMIMTGVLKGDQRLLEVSLSEQLGVSRTPVREALIVLAEDGLVDYRLNRGYVVRAFSIDYVLNAYVVREALESLACRLAAERPLDPELKRRMEAALARGDDILAGRRLSAALRDPWREVNDELHRLLLAAAANPPLEQALAAATRIPYSGSRVVHWFEDEDLEGLYQLRMVHRQHHAIVEAIAAGESYRAETLMRGHIAYAADHVHKQFAAAKAGIAEAA from the coding sequence ATGACAGCCCCTGCCCGCACGCTTCGCAACCGCCAGCAGACCGTGGTCGAACGGCTGCGCGAGATGATCATGACCGGCGTGCTGAAGGGCGACCAGCGGCTGCTCGAAGTGTCGCTCAGCGAGCAGCTCGGCGTGTCGCGCACGCCGGTGCGCGAGGCGTTGATCGTGCTCGCCGAGGATGGGCTCGTCGATTACCGGCTGAACCGCGGCTATGTCGTCCGTGCGTTCTCGATCGATTACGTGCTCAACGCCTATGTGGTGCGCGAGGCGCTGGAGAGCCTTGCCTGCCGGCTCGCGGCCGAGCGCCCGCTCGATCCCGAGTTGAAGCGGCGGATGGAGGCGGCGCTCGCGCGCGGTGACGACATCCTTGCCGGGCGCCGCCTCAGTGCCGCGCTCCGCGATCCCTGGCGCGAGGTCAACGACGAACTGCATCGCCTGCTGCTCGCGGCCGCCGCCAATCCGCCGCTGGAGCAGGCGCTCGCCGCCGCGACGCGCATTCCCTATTCCGGCAGCCGCGTCGTCCACTGGTTCGAGGACGAGGATCTGGAAGGGCTCTACCAGCTCCGCATGGTCCACCGGCAGCATCATGCGATCGTCGAGGCGATCGCCGCGGGCGAGAGCTACCGCGCCGAGACGCTGATGCGCGGGCACATCGCCTACGCGGCCGATCACGTGCACAAGCAGTTCGCGGCCGCGAAGGCGGGGATCGCCGAGGCGGCCTGA
- a CDS encoding aldehyde dehydrogenase family protein yields MIDFAANYRMLIDGELVKGEATLPVVNPATGQAFATAPDATAAQLDRAVAAANAAFPAWRALSPEERGGCLVRAADIIQAHLDELAVLFTREQGRPTAFAREEIAGAAYWLRASADLRLPIDVIEDTPERRIEVRHEPLGAVCGIVPWNFPIAQASWKIGPPLIAGNTVVIKPSPFTPLATLKMGELLRGVFPLGVLNIVSGGDALGPAMTAHPGFRKISFTGSTATGKRVMETAARDLKRVTLELGGNDPAIVLDDVDVDAIAEQIFFGAFYNSAQICAATKRLFVQDAVYDALRDRLHAMARGAKLGDGAEPGTMFGPIQNERQFARVRALLDAAERDGLAVLKGADAPAGGGFFVPLTIVDNPPDESRVVAEEAFGPILPMLRFHDVEEAIARANATSYGLTASIWTRDIARATEIAGRLECGTVWINQIFTLTPMSPAGGAKQSGIGVEGGLAGLIEFTQAKTVYIPKAGIPETAPPMRET; encoded by the coding sequence ATGATCGATTTCGCGGCGAACTATCGGATGCTGATCGACGGCGAACTCGTTAAAGGCGAGGCGACGCTGCCGGTGGTCAATCCGGCCACCGGGCAGGCCTTCGCCACGGCGCCCGACGCCACGGCGGCGCAGCTTGACCGCGCGGTAGCGGCGGCCAACGCCGCCTTCCCGGCGTGGCGGGCGCTCTCGCCGGAGGAGCGCGGCGGCTGCCTCGTGCGCGCGGCCGACATCATTCAGGCGCATCTCGACGAGCTTGCCGTGCTGTTCACGCGCGAGCAGGGCCGGCCGACCGCCTTCGCGCGCGAGGAGATCGCGGGCGCGGCGTACTGGCTGCGCGCCAGCGCCGACCTGCGCCTGCCGATCGACGTGATCGAGGACACGCCCGAGCGCCGGATCGAGGTGCGGCACGAACCGCTCGGCGCGGTCTGCGGCATCGTGCCGTGGAACTTCCCGATCGCGCAGGCCAGCTGGAAGATCGGCCCGCCGCTGATCGCCGGCAATACCGTGGTCATCAAGCCGTCGCCGTTCACGCCGCTGGCGACGCTGAAGATGGGGGAGCTGCTGCGCGGCGTGTTCCCGCTGGGCGTGCTCAACATCGTGTCGGGCGGCGATGCGCTCGGCCCGGCGATGACGGCGCATCCCGGCTTCCGCAAGATCAGCTTCACCGGCTCGACCGCCACGGGCAAGCGCGTGATGGAGACCGCCGCGCGCGACCTGAAGCGCGTGACGCTCGAACTCGGCGGCAACGATCCGGCGATCGTGCTCGACGACGTCGATGTCGATGCGATAGCCGAGCAGATATTCTTCGGCGCCTTCTACAATTCGGCGCAGATATGCGCGGCGACGAAGCGGTTGTTCGTCCAGGATGCCGTCTACGACGCGCTCCGCGACCGGCTGCACGCGATGGCGCGGGGCGCGAAGCTCGGCGACGGGGCCGAGCCCGGCACGATGTTCGGCCCGATCCAGAACGAACGCCAGTTCGCCCGCGTGCGCGCGTTGCTGGATGCGGCCGAACGCGACGGCCTTGCCGTGCTGAAGGGGGCGGACGCGCCGGCGGGCGGTGGCTTCTTCGTGCCGCTCACCATCGTCGACAACCCGCCCGACGAGTCCCGCGTCGTCGCCGAGGAGGCATTCGGCCCGATCCTGCCGATGCTTCGCTTCCACGACGTCGAGGAGGCGATCGCGCGGGCCAACGCCACCAGCTACGGGCTCACCGCCTCGATCTGGACGCGGGACATCGCGCGCGCCACCGAGATCGCCGGGCGGCTGGAGTGCGGCACCGTGTGGATCAACCAGATCTTCACGCTGACGCCGATGAGCCCGGCGGGCGGCGCCAAGCAATCGGGCATCGGCGTGGAGGGCGGGCTGGCCGGCCTGATCGAGTTCACGCAGGCCAAGACGGTCTACATCCCGAAGGCGGGCATTCCGGAGACCGCGCCGCCGATGCGCGAGACATGA
- a CDS encoding alpha/beta hydrolase fold domain-containing protein, translating to MAGNGEGQLEEARERTGIARPARTAAPLDPELAACLRRAPALLSSIGREHIGMLRAGAARLGPSDAVLAGDGRRTIDIRRVPVAGGEIEALLLRPAHATAPLPGIVFLHGGGMIAGDARSGLDAVLDWVDTLGIGLVSVDYRLAPEHPHPVPVEDCLAALRWIDAGRAGLGLDDAPLLLAGASAGGGLAAGAALLARERGGPALAGLMLMAPMLDDAERFASSVAYDGDVPWDRASNRTGWSALLGAAVGGPDVPDCAAPIRAHDLSGLPPTFLDVGGVETFRDETIAFAARLAQADVPIELHVWAGAFHGFDVIARDSALAATARATRLAWLRRRLAERGGR from the coding sequence GTGGCAGGGAACGGAGAGGGTCAGCTGGAAGAGGCGCGCGAGAGGACGGGCATCGCACGGCCGGCGCGCACCGCCGCACCGCTTGATCCCGAACTGGCCGCGTGCCTGCGCCGTGCGCCGGCGCTGCTCTCGTCGATCGGCCGCGAGCATATCGGCATGCTGCGGGCCGGCGCCGCGCGGCTCGGTCCGTCCGATGCGGTTCTCGCGGGCGATGGCCGGCGGACGATCGACATCCGGCGCGTGCCGGTGGCCGGCGGCGAGATCGAGGCGCTGCTGCTGAGGCCGGCGCACGCGACGGCACCGCTGCCGGGCATCGTCTTCCTGCACGGCGGCGGGATGATCGCCGGCGACGCGCGCAGCGGGCTGGATGCCGTGCTCGACTGGGTCGACACGCTCGGCATCGGCCTCGTCTCGGTCGACTATCGCCTGGCGCCGGAACACCCGCACCCCGTGCCCGTCGAGGATTGTCTGGCCGCGTTGCGCTGGATCGATGCCGGCCGCGCCGGGCTGGGGCTCGACGACGCGCCGCTGCTGCTCGCGGGCGCCAGCGCCGGCGGCGGGCTGGCGGCCGGCGCGGCGCTGCTCGCGCGGGAGCGAGGCGGGCCGGCGCTTGCCGGGCTCATGCTGATGGCGCCGATGCTGGACGATGCGGAACGCTTCGCGTCGAGCGTAGCCTATGACGGCGACGTGCCGTGGGATCGCGCTTCCAATCGCACCGGCTGGTCGGCGCTGCTGGGCGCAGCCGTGGGCGGACCGGACGTGCCGGACTGCGCCGCCCCGATCCGCGCGCACGATCTCTCCGGCCTGCCGCCCACCTTCCTCGACGTGGGTGGCGTGGAGACGTTCCGCGACGAGACGATCGCGTTCGCCGCGCGGCTGGCGCAGGCCGACGTGCCGATCGAGCTGCACGTCTGGGCGGGCGCGTTCCACGGCTTCGACGTGATCGCCCGGGACAGCGCGCTTGCCGCGACGGCTCGGGCGACGCGCCTGGCGTGGCTGCGACGCCGGCTTGCCGAGCGGGGCGGACGATGA
- a CDS encoding cytochrome P450 has protein sequence MSDVIDDVPTLDIDPYDQAHAADPYPVWAAIREAAPVVYLTRYDTYATGRYDEVRAALDDWAHFSSTGGVGLTDITQPGALRPGSALVEVDPPVHTDVRGVMTKIISPKVIKGWRDDFERAARALADDLVRRTEIDGMDDVAIPYVATVFPHALGVPGDQRGNLMIQGDYRFSSLGPANDFYVAARARFDHIAEWYYAAQRRENLLPGGFGEQIFAAEDDGRLRPGVAQSVMMSFFGGGLHTTISGLGSTLMHLAADPDLWARLRADRARVKVAFEEALRLETPATTWYRKTNGEAELGGARLREGMKIHLLTASANRDPRRFRDPDRYDIDRPAMGHLALGWGVHQCIGQNIARAEAEALFNALLDRIERIEPAGAPAYRPLNNLRILDRLPLRIVAA, from the coding sequence ATGAGCGACGTGATCGACGACGTTCCCACCCTCGACATCGATCCCTACGACCAGGCGCACGCGGCCGATCCCTATCCCGTATGGGCGGCGATCCGCGAGGCGGCGCCGGTCGTCTATCTCACGCGCTATGACACCTATGCGACGGGCCGCTACGACGAGGTCCGCGCGGCGCTCGACGACTGGGCGCATTTCAGCTCGACGGGCGGCGTCGGCCTGACCGACATCACGCAGCCCGGCGCGCTGCGCCCCGGCAGCGCCCTGGTCGAGGTCGATCCGCCGGTCCACACCGACGTGCGCGGGGTGATGACCAAGATCATCTCGCCGAAGGTCATCAAGGGCTGGCGCGACGATTTCGAGCGGGCGGCGCGCGCGCTGGCCGACGATCTGGTGCGCCGGACCGAGATCGACGGGATGGACGACGTGGCGATCCCCTATGTCGCCACCGTCTTCCCGCACGCGCTGGGCGTGCCCGGCGACCAGCGCGGCAACCTGATGATCCAGGGCGATTACCGTTTCAGCTCGCTGGGCCCGGCCAACGACTTCTACGTCGCCGCGCGCGCCAGGTTCGATCATATCGCCGAGTGGTATTACGCCGCGCAACGCCGCGAGAACCTGCTGCCGGGCGGCTTCGGCGAGCAGATCTTCGCCGCCGAGGACGACGGCCGGCTGCGCCCCGGCGTCGCGCAGAGCGTGATGATGAGCTTCTTCGGCGGCGGCCTGCACACCACGATCTCGGGACTGGGCTCGACGCTGATGCACCTGGCCGCCGATCCCGATCTGTGGGCACGGCTGCGTGCCGACCGGGCGCGCGTGAAGGTGGCGTTCGAGGAGGCGCTGCGGCTGGAGACGCCGGCGACGACCTGGTATCGCAAGACCAACGGCGAGGCCGAACTCGGCGGCGCCCGGCTGCGCGAGGGCATGAAGATCCACCTGCTTACCGCATCGGCCAACCGTGATCCGCGCCGCTTCCGCGATCCCGACCGCTACGACATAGACCGGCCGGCGATGGGCCATCTGGCGCTCGGCTGGGGCGTCCACCAGTGCATCGGCCAGAACATCGCGCGCGCCGAGGCGGAGGCGCTGTTCAACGCGCTGCTCGACCGCATCGAGCGCATCGAGCCGGCCGGCGCGCCGGCCTATCGTCCGCTCAACAATCTGCGCATCCTCGATCGACTGCCGCTGCGCATCGTGGCGGCATGA
- a CDS encoding enoyl-CoA hydratase/isomerase family protein — METSEDLLTETRDGVGIITLDRPAKRNALTPAMIDGLLAATQRFERDEAIRCVLLRASGKSFMAGGDVAGFRDALLGDRETYLAQREQRLVIGHLMIHRFRRMPKPVVVAVQGAATGYGFSMLLAADYAIAADDAQFAVAHRHMGLTGDGGVSYFLPRIVGERRALEIMLLGARFDAAQALDWGLINRLVAADRLQDEAIGFACELAAGPTRALAGIKRLVRTSLDTGWDQQLAREAELIAEMFGSDDHLEGVTAFLEKRRPSFSGR, encoded by the coding sequence GTGGAGACGAGCGAAGACCTGCTGACCGAAACGCGCGACGGCGTAGGCATCATCACGCTGGATCGACCGGCCAAGCGCAACGCGCTGACGCCCGCGATGATCGACGGGCTGCTCGCCGCGACGCAGCGTTTCGAGCGCGATGAGGCCATCCGCTGCGTGCTGCTGCGCGCCTCGGGCAAAAGCTTCATGGCGGGTGGTGACGTCGCCGGGTTCCGCGATGCGCTGCTCGGCGACCGCGAAACCTATCTCGCGCAGCGCGAGCAGCGGCTGGTGATCGGCCACCTGATGATCCATCGCTTCCGGCGCATGCCCAAGCCTGTCGTCGTCGCGGTGCAGGGGGCCGCGACCGGCTACGGCTTCAGCATGCTGCTCGCCGCCGACTATGCGATAGCCGCCGACGACGCGCAGTTCGCCGTCGCGCACCGCCACATGGGCCTGACGGGGGACGGCGGCGTCAGCTACTTTCTGCCGCGCATCGTGGGTGAGCGGCGCGCGCTGGAGATCATGCTGCTCGGCGCGCGGTTCGACGCCGCGCAGGCGCTCGACTGGGGCCTGATCAACCGGCTCGTGGCGGCCGACCGCCTGCAGGACGAGGCGATCGGCTTCGCGTGCGAGCTGGCGGCGGGGCCGACGCGGGCGCTCGCCGGGATCAAGCGGCTCGTCCGCACCTCACTCGACACGGGCTGGGATCAGCAGCTGGCGCGCGAGGCGGAGCTGATCGCCGAGATGTTCGGCAGCGACGACCATCTCGAAGGCGTGACCGCGTTCCTGGAGAAGCGCCGGCCGAGCTTCTCCGGCCGCTGA
- a CDS encoding MaoC/PaaZ C-terminal domain-containing protein produces the protein MDVDAIRALAFPPVEHAYVARDTILYALGLGYGADPAELPFVYERDLLAVPAMVNVLAHPGFWAQRPEYGIDWVRLLHAEQAFEIHAPLPATGTVRGEYRIASIEDKGAGKGALLHQDKTLVDVSGGARIATVRSTLFLRGNGGEGGFGDPPAPADPLPDRAPDRTLSIPTLARQALIYRLSGDWNPLHADPDIARKAGFPAPILHGLCTNGIACRAVLAAYADNRPERLRRMFTRFSRPVFPGETIRVEFFETAGGLRFRAVAAERGEVVLDRCSAEIG, from the coding sequence ATGGACGTCGACGCGATCAGAGCCTTGGCATTCCCGCCGGTCGAGCACGCCTATGTGGCCCGCGACACGATCCTCTACGCGCTCGGGCTGGGCTATGGCGCGGATCCGGCGGAACTCCCGTTCGTCTACGAGCGCGATCTGCTGGCGGTGCCGGCGATGGTCAACGTCCTCGCCCATCCGGGCTTCTGGGCGCAGCGGCCGGAATATGGCATCGATTGGGTGCGGCTGCTGCACGCCGAGCAGGCGTTTGAGATTCATGCGCCGCTGCCGGCGACGGGCACCGTGCGCGGCGAGTATCGGATCGCGAGCATCGAGGACAAGGGTGCCGGCAAGGGCGCGCTGCTGCATCAGGACAAGACGCTGGTGGACGTGAGCGGCGGCGCGCGGATCGCCACCGTCCGCTCCACTTTGTTCCTGCGCGGCAATGGCGGCGAAGGCGGCTTCGGCGATCCGCCCGCGCCCGCCGATCCTCTGCCCGATCGCGCGCCGGACCGCACGCTGTCGATCCCGACGCTGGCACGCCAGGCGCTGATCTACCGGCTGAGCGGCGACTGGAACCCGCTCCATGCCGATCCCGATATCGCACGCAAGGCCGGTTTTCCGGCGCCGATCCTGCACGGCCTGTGCACCAACGGCATCGCCTGCCGCGCCGTGCTGGCGGCCTATGCGGACAATCGGCCGGAGCGGCTGCGGCGCATGTTCACCCGCTTCTCGCGGCCGGTCTTCCCGGGTGAGACGATCCGCGTGGAGTTCTTCGAGACGGCGGGAGGGCTGCGCTTCCGCGCGGTGGCGGCGGAACGCGGCGAGGTCGTGCTCGATCGCTGCTCGGCCGAGATCGGCTGA